The Arachis ipaensis cultivar K30076 chromosome B03, Araip1.1, whole genome shotgun sequence region TTCTCTCAAGGCCTGTATGCACTACTTCAGTCTTCTCCTTTAAACTTAGCTTCGTAGACCTGAGGTTGCTGCAACACAAacaatttcttaaaaaaaagaaataaaaaaaaaaaaaaaaaaaaaaaacaagtacaGAATTATAGGGACTAAAATTTCTAATGTGCCATTTTATGTCTGATcttaaaaatttatcaaatctgaagaaaataaataagcaaaaggAAACTCAAGGCTAATAAGTACCATGAACACAGCTGAAATCAATCTGCGTGCAAACCATCTCAAGTGCATTGCCCGTTGTGCAGCGCTTGCTGCTTCCACCGTTTCAAACCGCAAATATACAAAACCCGCACTTCTTCTGCATAAATGGCAAAGTAGTAGAGTTGATTCAACACAGGTAAAttgtgaaaattaaaattgacataAAAAAAGACGAAGTAAAATTATTCTTCATAATTAAAGGAACCATGTCATGCATTTATAAACTTACTTGTCAACATAAATATGCTTCACCCGGCCATATTTAGAACACTCTTCTTCTACATCCTCTTTAATGTCTATATCAAAATCTGGCTCAGTCTGCATTGTAATACTTGTCATCAGTACTTTATTTGATATGACGGTACATGGTAAGCATAAAGTATATATAGTCAGTTAGTCACAAACCTCGGTGCTAGGATCAAACATATTCTTCAACAGCAAACACTCACTGGGGCTCCCTACAGGTTCTGCCACTGGAGTAGGCAAAATTTGAGTTGGGAGAGCAGGTGCAGGTATTATACCTGGATTACCAATAGGCAAACCCATGGTTGGCTGAATAGGAACAGCCCCATTCACAGCAGGCACCCCATTGCTGCATTATTGGAATCCGTGAAGATGGCAAACAGATCCATCATATATAAGACAAAAATACTATAGAGAAAGCACAAACCTTCCAGGAAGGCCATGGCGGTCTGCCAACTTCTGCATAAGCAATGCTCTTGATTGTGCATTTAAAGCCTTCACCCAAAAACGCATAATAGATGAGCAAGGAACTCATTGCGAATAAGAGAGTGGCCAATAAAATCAAATAGCAATATAAGGGCAGAATAAAAGAGGCAGAAGTTCAGGACATCCCCCAGATAAAAAGAAATGCAGCTTCATACATCAATAAGACTAATCTGGAACGATGAAAGATAAGGAGAAAAGAGGAAAGGAGGACGGGGCAGGGGGGAATCAAACAGAAATTCGTATAATTAACCTGAGAAGTAAAAGCAACTGCTTCTAAGCTACACTTTTAGTAACATTTAGTTAATTTTCAGCAACCATTATGCTGCAATGCAAATTTCTTGACTTTTCCGGaaactaaatttttaaatattctgTATACCAGGTTTGAACTTACCAATCCACCTTCATCATCATCAAGATCTGCAGATTTTGCAGTTGTATCTTGGCTCCCAACATGATCAGTTACAGATGAAACCTGATTTGGCAAACATCAGACTCAGAGAACCACATGATCATCACTGAAAACATACACcataaagaaacagaaaaaatcAACACAACTATTCCTACCTTGATAGTCCTGCCAGCAATCTCCAATTTTCCGTTTAAATTCTGTGCTGCCTTGGCATGTTCAAGATGGGCAAACTGTCCAAATTCAATCAACACAAATAAGAAACATGAATACCAATATATACAGGACAGGTATTATTCAAAGTTGAGTGTTAGAAACGAACTTGAACAAACCCAAAACCCTTGCAGTGTCCTGTCTCCAAGTCAAGAGGCAGTTGTACAACCTCCACCGGCCCAAATGGCTCAAAAATcttgaagaaaaaaaagatgtTAAAATACGATAAATGGCACAGTATCCAATCAAGATTATAATTATTGACATCAAACAAACTACAGAAAGTAATCCAATATACAAAAATTAAATGGTTGATCTTTATGGAGAAACAAACTCTGCCAATTTATTGATGTTCAATCTGCACTCAGCGCTGATCGCGGCAGTGGCTCAATCGAGGCCAAATATTGTTATCCAGAACACACCAGATAATGACAAGCGATAAATGGCTAAAATACCTCTCGCAGCTGACTCTCAGTCATGTTGAAATGAAGATTGCCCACATACAGCTTTCTGTCCATGGCACCATATGGTCCTGCTACGCCAGCAGCTCCAGTGGAAGCAGTAGATTGAACAAGGTTCTTTTCAGCCTCAGAAGGTTTCACCATTACAGGTTGACCAAGAAGAAGCTGGCCAGAAAGAGCAATTGCCATTGGCACTGACATTGCATCATAAAATTCAATGTACCTGCAGCCTCCCCATGAACTTGCATCAAGATTTCAGAACTAGATATGCAAAATTTGCAATCAAAACTTACAAAGCATACACAGCAAAGAGATTGGTGGAAACAAAAACTTTAGTGCAGACAGCTCAAGCTGGGTTTCTTTTGATGTATCTGACTCGTGTACAGAAAACGTTAGCCTGTCATAATCAAAATACAAAGCTAAGGCATATTTAAAATTGCCAATTCAATGGAGAGAAATGGGAAGACCATATGAGAATGAAGATACAGGTAACCCAAGACAGGGAGGATTAGCAACGGAAACTCATCTACTTTGCTTCTTTTATATGCGGAGGTTAGGTAgcaattcaatttcaattttttttgtttggggGNNNNNNNNNNNNNNNNNGTTGTCAACTGCTGTAAAGATTAGTAAGGTAGCTCAGTTGCCAAATGGCTCTAGAAGACAAACAGAACCAAATCCATAAGCATCTCATCTAGACACCAATGGCATTTTTCCCACCCAAAAAATGAAAATCAGAAGGGAATAAACTAAAAGGGCTTATCAGCATACCAATGAAATTATCACTGTATACAAACTGAGAGGAAGAAAATTGGGAATAGGACCAAGCAGAAAACCAAGATTATGTATGTTGTCTACCTTGAGTACGCAGCATGAATTGATTAAACATGAGTGCAAGGTATTCCCACCATCCCTCATCATTATCGCATTGCTAGTTCATTTAAGAATACAGTTAAACATGATTCTTAGAAGTTGGTATCCTGGTACCACAATAGCACATGCATATAAATgttaaattatttgaaaataaagCCATACCCAACTCCTTTAGAACGTCTTGAGTTTCTATCCATGATCAGACGAACATCTCTAACCTAGGAGggcaaaaaataaaagtaacattAGATGATATTTCATTCGACAAGAATCATCATACAAAGATACATATATGCTTATATGCTTGACATGTCAGCCTTGGAATTCAAATACCGACTTTGTTGCATTGAAAACCTCATGATGCCCCATCTTATTCATGGAAGACAGACACAGAAAAGTTGGGACACAGTAAAATTGTTATACTACTCAAAACTTAAGGCAGGTCAAAATTGCCAGCAACATGCATTAGTCCTTCTTAACAAACTAGCAATTATAGAATCTACAAAAGTAGTTATTAATCATAGGGGGAAAAGATAAGAGCATCTATATACTGAAACTTTTAATATAAAGTATACTAGAAATCTAGAATACAAGCCACCAGATTGTCGGAAGTCTTCAAAGTTCCAAAGGCAAAGAAAtgtaaaaaattgaaaacaactAACCTTGCCAGCTTTTGAGAAGAATTCATATACATCTCTCTCTGTTGCTTTTAAGGGCATCTGCATGCAGAGATATAGCATATAAGCAATCAACGGGAAAAGAGATGAAATATTCAAGTATGCTAGACCTTTAAGATTGATATTGATAGTAATATTTAAAAACTGACAGAAGTGGGGCTTATCCTATCAACCTGATAGGCAAAAACAGTTCTCTGATCCCTTTCTGGGTCTGCCTCAGGCTCCGCAGCCTCTTTTTTATCCCTAAACCTcctgaaattaaattaaacttcatccgtaaggaggaggaggaggaaggagaggggggaaagtaaataacaaagcTCGTGATAGTTACATATGATACTTATATAAGATCATTTGAAGCTGTTTCAAATATATTTCTCGACACCAATAAAGCAATGATACAATACCTCCCTGAAGAATGCTGTTGAATGTTAAAATGTCACCTATCTAATGCATGTAAGAGGGACTCAATACTGACCAAAGTAACTATATGAGTGAGATCTACATGCAGCTTGAATACCACTGGAGAAATACGGATTGCATGAAACAGTGACACTAAAGGGATGAAAGTAGCTAATGCAAGGAGTATTGAAGAAAAGGAGAGTGATCATTGAATTCAGCCATTAACAAATCTAAAACGAAAGCAAGTAGCTGAAGAGGGACAGCTACTGAGCTACATATTAAGTTAAATAGCAACGAGAATTGAAGAGTAACCAGTGAATTGATTGATACGAGTAGAAACATTAAAACCTAATTCACAAAAATTGGAGATTACCGGCCATCGCGAGATTCGAAATCTGGTTCTctttctctgtctctgtctctctcGGAACGACTCCTGCTCCTCCTggatctctctctctcctctctctctttctccttttcCTTCTCCCTCTCCCTTTCCCTCTCCCTTCTCTCGCGTTCCTTTTCTCTCTCCCTATCTCTCCTCTCCCTCTCCTTGTCCCTATCTCTATCTCTGTCTCTGTCCCTCCTCTCTCTGTCCTTATCCCGATCCCtctccttctctttttctctGCTGCTCCTCTCCCCGTCCCTATCCCTATCCTTCTCCCTCTCACTGCGGTGGCGCTCCCTGTCACGGCTGGACCGTTCGCGGTCACGGTCACGGTCCCTCTTGGAGGCAGTGGTGTCGTCGTCGTCGTGCCTGGAGCGCTTGGTGCGCTTGTCGTCGGCAGCGTCGAGATCGTCGTCGACGTCACGCTTGCGGTAAGACCTATCTGTTCTGTCGGTGGAGTCCTTCTTCTTGAGCTTAGAGGAGTCTTTGTCGTCGTGGTCCTCCACTGTCTTCTCCAAGTATTCGTACTCGTCGAAGTCCATTTTTTAGGGTTTCTCTAACACTCAGTGAATGGTGCCGCTGAAACGGAGAACTATCTATCAGCTCTATTGTCAACTATGAATTCTAGGGTTttggtttttattattattatttcgcTTTTTTCTTCTCTTGGCAATTGGAATATGGAAAGAGCCAAAAAGGGTGTTTGGTTGGCTCCTCGGCTGTGTAATCTAGAAGAGCTTGAATTCCTatccaaattaaaaaatatacaaGAATACTATGTGCATTAACTAAAATTAATCATCATATATTTGGNNNNNNNNNNNNNNNNNNNNNNNNNNNNNNNNNNNNNNNNNNNNNNNNTttctagaataaaataaaaaatattttatttaaaaaaaaaaataaatctcatTTTATTTTCTGAGACTTAATTTTTTGGCCACCGCTCTCCTCTGTAAACCTCACCATTTTATATAAGGTG contains the following coding sequences:
- the LOC107630955 gene encoding RNA-binding protein 39, with protein sequence MDFDEYEYLEKTVEDHDDKDSSKLKKKDSTDRTDRSYRKRDVDDDLDAADDKRTKRSRHDDDDTTASKRDRDRDRERSSRDRERHRSEREKDRDRDGERSSREKEKERDRDKDRERRDRDRDRDRDKERERRDREREKERERREREREREKEKEKEREERERSRRSRSRSERDRDREREPDFESRDGRRFRDKKEAAEPEADPERDQRTVFAYQMPLKATERDVYEFFSKAGKVRDVRLIMDRNSRRSKGVGYIEFYDAMSVPMAIALSGQLLLGQPVMVKPSEAEKNLVQSTASTGAAGVAGPYGAMDRKLYVGNLHFNMTESQLREIFEPFGPVEVVQLPLDLETGHCKGFGFVQFAHLEHAKAAQNLNGKLEIAGRTIKVSSVTDHVGSQDTTAKSADLDDDEGGLALNAQSRALLMQKLADRHGLPGSNGVPAVNGAVPIQPTMGLPIGNPGIIPAPALPTQILPTPVAEPVGSPSECLLLKNMFDPSTETEPDFDIDIKEDVEEECSKYGRVKHIYVDKRSAGFVYLRFETVEAASAAQRAMHLRWFARRLISAVFMQPQVYEAKFKGED